A stretch of Aureispira sp. CCB-E DNA encodes these proteins:
- a CDS encoding insulinase family protein, giving the protein MKLATMFFSAILLVSFICATQAQSGKYQYETVEGDPLKTKIYTLKNGLKVYMSVYKDAPRIQTFVAVKTGSRNDPSDATGLAHYLEHMMFKGTSKIASLDWEKEKVLLKQISDLYEKNRTADEAERKANLEKIDALSYEAAKYVATNEYDKMVSSLGAKGTNAYTWLDQTVYVNDIPSNALGKWLELEGERFSELVLRLFHTELEAVYEEFNISQNNAFRKVNKALMESLYPNHPYGQQTTIGKGEHLKRPSMEKIHEYFDTYYVPNNMAIILAGDFNPDDVIPMVEKHFGDYKSKEVPKWTNPAQPEFKVPVERDVFSKESPTVTMAWRLDGIGSREALVCELMDMIVANGSAGLIDLNLVKTQRTGARTYSYFSGAYDYSFYCMAGQPKTGQSLEEVQKLLLGQLAMVKKGAFPDWLIDAVINDKEYSEIKKMESNYGRADKMLNAFLYDQDWKDIVNHYDKMRKLTKEDLVAFANEKLKDSQYAVIYKREGKPKDIYTVEKPKITPVEVNREAISEFKKEWDKINTPALQPVFLDFDKQIVTTKLSNGIQLDHITNPYNKTFSLNYIVNMGSEHDELLPIAIKYLPFLGTDKYTPAEVQEEFYKLGVSFDVFAANDVAYVTLTGLESSLEEGVELFEHILANAKGNEEALKNMIASIKKSRADQKKEKGAILYNGMLNYAKYGKNSPLMDRLSEKALDDIAASELIDKIHNLTSYEHDVFYYGTKTPAEVSKILDTHHEVPAKLKPIPAKKEYKELDTNEDKVIFVSFPDMTQAEIMMLSKGTDHFDLNEYVDSRLYNQYFGSGLSSIVFQEIRESRALAYSAYASNTTPYKKDEPHYFRAFVGTQVDKMDQAIPAMKEIVEEMPVSEGLMQGAAEALTKKIESERITKSGIYWTYRNNKKKGVDHDIRKDVYDKVSALAKDKEAVIAAIKKFQEEKIKGRKYTYLVLGDKEKVDMKFLESLGTVEEFTIDEIFGDSEATKKP; this is encoded by the coding sequence ATGAAATTAGCAACTATGTTTTTTTCTGCAATTTTATTGGTGTCCTTTATTTGTGCTACTCAGGCACAGAGTGGGAAATACCAATATGAGACTGTAGAGGGAGATCCTTTAAAAACAAAAATTTATACCCTTAAAAATGGCTTGAAAGTGTACATGAGCGTTTATAAAGATGCTCCTAGAATCCAAACTTTTGTAGCTGTCAAAACAGGTTCTAGAAACGATCCTTCTGATGCGACTGGATTAGCACACTATTTGGAGCATATGATGTTCAAAGGGACGAGTAAAATAGCTTCTTTGGACTGGGAAAAAGAGAAGGTGTTGTTGAAGCAAATTTCTGATTTGTACGAAAAAAATAGAACTGCTGATGAGGCAGAGCGCAAGGCTAATTTAGAAAAAATTGATGCCTTGTCTTATGAAGCAGCGAAGTATGTTGCTACCAATGAATACGACAAAATGGTTTCTTCTTTAGGGGCAAAAGGAACCAATGCTTACACTTGGTTGGATCAGACCGTATATGTTAATGATATTCCTTCTAATGCCCTAGGAAAATGGTTGGAACTAGAAGGCGAGCGTTTTAGTGAGTTGGTGTTGAGGTTGTTTCATACAGAATTAGAGGCGGTATACGAAGAGTTTAATATTAGCCAAAACAATGCTTTTCGTAAAGTCAACAAAGCTTTGATGGAAAGCCTATATCCTAACCATCCTTATGGTCAACAAACAACCATTGGAAAAGGAGAGCATTTGAAGCGCCCTTCGATGGAAAAGATTCATGAATATTTTGATACTTATTATGTGCCGAATAATATGGCCATTATTTTGGCAGGGGATTTTAATCCAGATGATGTTATCCCAATGGTTGAAAAACATTTTGGAGATTATAAAAGCAAAGAAGTACCGAAGTGGACGAATCCTGCCCAACCAGAGTTTAAGGTGCCGGTAGAAAGAGACGTGTTTAGTAAAGAGAGCCCTACAGTGACAATGGCTTGGAGATTGGACGGTATTGGTAGCCGTGAGGCTTTGGTTTGTGAATTGATGGATATGATTGTTGCTAATGGGAGTGCTGGTCTAATTGATTTAAACTTAGTCAAAACACAACGTACTGGAGCTAGAACATACTCTTACTTTAGTGGTGCATACGATTATAGTTTCTACTGTATGGCTGGGCAGCCTAAGACTGGACAGAGCTTAGAAGAAGTGCAAAAATTGTTGTTAGGTCAATTGGCAATGGTGAAAAAAGGAGCGTTTCCAGATTGGTTGATTGATGCTGTTATCAATGATAAGGAATATAGCGAAATCAAAAAAATGGAGTCCAACTATGGGCGTGCGGACAAAATGCTAAATGCGTTTTTGTACGATCAAGACTGGAAGGATATTGTGAATCATTATGATAAAATGCGCAAGTTAACCAAAGAAGATTTGGTGGCATTTGCTAATGAAAAGTTGAAGGATAGTCAATACGCTGTTATTTATAAGCGAGAGGGCAAGCCAAAAGATATTTATACAGTAGAAAAACCTAAAATTACGCCTGTAGAAGTCAATAGAGAGGCTATCTCTGAATTCAAAAAAGAATGGGATAAGATAAATACCCCTGCTTTGCAACCAGTGTTTTTAGATTTTGACAAGCAAATTGTTACCACTAAATTGTCAAATGGCATTCAGCTAGATCATATTACCAACCCATACAATAAAACATTCTCTTTGAATTATATTGTGAATATGGGATCAGAGCATGATGAACTATTGCCAATAGCTATTAAGTATTTGCCATTTTTAGGAACTGATAAATATACTCCTGCTGAAGTGCAAGAAGAATTTTATAAACTAGGAGTTAGTTTTGATGTATTTGCTGCCAATGATGTTGCTTATGTTACGCTAACAGGTTTGGAAAGTTCTTTGGAAGAAGGGGTAGAATTGTTTGAGCACATTTTGGCGAATGCTAAAGGAAACGAAGAGGCATTAAAGAATATGATTGCTTCTATCAAGAAAAGCCGTGCAGATCAAAAGAAAGAGAAAGGAGCCATTTTGTACAATGGTATGTTGAATTATGCTAAATACGGTAAAAATTCTCCTTTGATGGATCGCTTATCGGAAAAGGCTTTAGATGATATTGCTGCTAGTGAATTGATTGATAAAATTCATAACTTGACTTCTTATGAGCACGATGTTTTCTACTATGGTACCAAGACACCTGCCGAGGTTTCTAAAATCTTAGACACACATCACGAAGTTCCTGCAAAACTAAAACCAATTCCTGCTAAGAAAGAATATAAAGAATTGGATACGAATGAGGATAAAGTGATTTTTGTAAGCTTTCCTGATATGACACAAGCAGAGATTATGATGTTGTCAAAAGGAACAGATCATTTTGATTTGAATGAGTATGTAGACAGCCGTTTATACAATCAATATTTTGGTAGTGGACTTTCCTCAATTGTATTTCAAGAAATCAGAGAATCTAGAGCGTTAGCGTATTCTGCATATGCTAGTAATACTACTCCGTATAAAAAGGATGAACCACATTACTTTAGAGCATTTGTAGGAACTCAAGTCGATAAAATGGATCAAGCAATTCCTGCTATGAAAGAAATTGTTGAGGAAATGCCTGTTTCTGAAGGTTTGATGCAAGGTGCTGCAGAAGCATTAACTAAGAAAATTGAGTCAGAGCGCATTACCAAAAGCGGTATTTATTGGACGTATAGAAACAATAAAAAGAAAGGCGTTGACCACGATATTCGTAAAGATGTTTATGATAAAGTTAGTGCATTGGCAAAAGATAAAGAAGCTGTAATTGCTGCTATCAAAAAGTTTCAAGAAGAAAAAATCAAGGGACGTAAATATACATACTTGGTCTTGGGAGATAAAGAAAAAGTAGATATGAAGTTCTTGGAATCTTTGGGAACAGTGGAAGAATTTACTATTGATGAAATTTTTGGAGATAGCGAAGCTACTAAAAAGCCATAA